One Qiania dongpingensis genomic window carries:
- a CDS encoding YaaL family protein, whose protein sequence is MKKQLVRQNRSGGAPENPAFSISPDELREDIRRTKDSLDYALDNFNHVTDPVLIDYYSYTLKAAQIRYQFLLKQAKYLDLTSCN, encoded by the coding sequence ATGAAAAAACAATTAGTACGCCAAAACCGGTCCGGAGGCGCCCCGGAAAACCCAGCTTTTTCCATATCCCCCGATGAACTTCGGGAAGATATCCGCCGGACCAAGGACTCCCTCGACTATGCCCTGGATAATTTCAATCATGTGACGGACCCCGTATTGATTGATTATTACAGCTATACTCTGAAAGCCGCCCAGATCCGCTATCAGTTTCTGCTAAAACAGGCAAAGTATCTTGACCTTACTTCCTGCAATTGA